From Streptomyces sp. Edi4, one genomic window encodes:
- a CDS encoding RidA family protein, which translates to MTSLTHVPAPEGLAPSPAYSHVVWGTGRFVAISGQCALDEEGDVVGAGDARAQAERVFENLRRALAAAGATFDDVVKLTYFVTDMAHMPAVRAAREAAMGHERLPASSAVQVGALVRPELLVEIEAFAVTAPA; encoded by the coding sequence ATGACCTCATTGACCCATGTCCCCGCCCCCGAAGGCCTCGCGCCCAGCCCCGCCTACAGCCATGTGGTCTGGGGGACGGGACGGTTCGTCGCGATATCGGGGCAGTGCGCTCTGGACGAGGAGGGCGACGTGGTCGGCGCGGGCGACGCCCGGGCCCAGGCCGAGCGGGTCTTCGAGAACCTGCGCCGCGCCCTGGCCGCGGCGGGCGCCACGTTCGACGACGTGGTGAAGCTGACGTACTTCGTCACGGACATGGCCCACATGCCGGCGGTCCGCGCGGCGCGCGAGGCCGCCATGGGCCACGAGCGGCTGCCCGCGAGCTCGGCCGTCCAGGTCGGCGCCCTGGTCCGGCCCGAACTGCTCGTGGAGATCGAGGCGTTCGCGGTCACCGCGCCCGCCTAG
- a CDS encoding Rv2578c family radical SAM protein encodes MRWENLADDDAPAARAGTAALFAADAVTTRTFDTPEFRGITFHEIRARSIVNRVPGASRMPFEWTVNPYRGCSHACVYCFARKTHSYLDLDTGLGFDSQIVVKVNAPELLRSHLSSRRWQGAHIAMGTNVDCYQRAEGRYRLMPGIIAALRDHANPFSILTKGTLILRDLELLKQAAAVTDVGASVSVGFLDQELWRTVEPGTPAPERRLDVVRTLTEHGVGCSVLMAPVIPFLGDHPDQLRATVRAIAASGATSVTPLTLHLRPGAREWFMAWLGQHHPHLVRRYERLYAEGAYAPKWYQRRITGQVHELATEFGIGPARRGAARRIPAAAPSEPEPTQLTLL; translated from the coding sequence GCCGATGACGACGCCCCGGCGGCCCGGGCGGGTACGGCCGCGCTGTTCGCCGCCGACGCGGTGACGACCCGAACGTTCGACACCCCCGAGTTCCGGGGGATCACCTTCCACGAGATCCGGGCACGCTCGATCGTCAACCGGGTGCCGGGTGCCTCCCGCATGCCGTTCGAGTGGACCGTCAACCCCTACCGGGGCTGTTCGCACGCGTGCGTGTACTGCTTCGCCCGCAAGACGCACAGCTATCTGGACCTGGACACCGGCCTCGGTTTCGACTCCCAGATCGTGGTGAAGGTCAACGCGCCGGAGCTGCTGCGCTCCCACCTCTCCTCGCGCCGCTGGCAGGGGGCGCACATCGCGATGGGCACCAATGTCGACTGCTACCAGCGCGCCGAGGGCCGTTACCGCCTGATGCCGGGCATCATCGCGGCCCTGCGCGATCACGCGAACCCGTTCTCCATCCTCACCAAGGGCACGCTCATCCTGCGGGACCTGGAGCTCCTGAAGCAGGCCGCCGCTGTGACGGATGTCGGCGCCTCGGTGTCCGTCGGCTTCCTCGACCAGGAGCTGTGGCGCACCGTCGAGCCGGGCACGCCCGCGCCGGAGCGCCGCCTCGACGTCGTACGGACGCTGACCGAGCACGGCGTCGGGTGCTCGGTCCTGATGGCCCCCGTGATCCCCTTCCTCGGCGACCACCCCGACCAGCTGCGTGCCACGGTCCGCGCGATCGCCGCGTCGGGCGCCACCTCGGTGACCCCGCTGACGCTCCATCTGCGGCCCGGCGCCCGCGAGTGGTTCATGGCCTGGCTCGGGCAGCACCATCCGCATCTGGTGCGCCGTTACGAGCGGCTGTACGCGGAAGGGGCGTACGCGCCCAAGTGGTACCAGCGCCGGATCACCGGCCAAGTGCACGAGCTGGCCACCGAGTTCGGCATCGGACCCGCCCGTCGCGGAGCGGCCCGGCGCATCCCGGCCGCCGCGCCGAGCGAGCCGGAGCCGACCCAGCTCACCCTGCTCTGA
- a CDS encoding adenylosuccinate lyase, which yields MDEEFRSLVDRVRGESGGSAAYERLLAAVDPDELAAVLTERERPLWARELAAFRLGVAGDRRAFEALVLLLNHRDPERCVSAAHALARLGDPRTARAAAALATNELRTAYALHPVRLLTALRAPESVPALIKTLRPLLSPQGPYGRVAVACIEGLGELGDRRAVEILTEALAHPRLARQAAWALRRIEAGR from the coding sequence ATGGACGAGGAGTTCCGTTCCCTCGTGGACCGGGTGCGCGGCGAGAGCGGCGGGTCGGCGGCGTACGAACGGCTGCTCGCCGCCGTAGATCCCGATGAGCTCGCCGCCGTGCTCACCGAGCGTGAACGCCCGCTCTGGGCACGGGAATTGGCAGCCTTCCGGCTGGGGGTCGCGGGGGACCGGCGGGCCTTCGAGGCGCTGGTCCTGCTGCTCAACCACCGCGACCCCGAGCGGTGCGTGAGCGCCGCCCACGCCCTCGCGCGCCTGGGCGACCCCCGCACGGCGCGCGCGGCGGCGGCGCTGGCCACCAACGAACTGCGCACGGCCTACGCCCTGCATCCGGTGCGGCTGCTCACCGCGCTGCGCGCCCCCGAGTCCGTACCGGCCCTGATCAAGACTCTGCGGCCGCTGCTCTCGCCGCAGGGCCCCTACGGCCGGGTGGCCGTGGCCTGCATCGAGGGCCTGGGCGAGCTCGGTGACCGGCGGGCCGTCGAGATCCTGACCGAGGCCCTGGCCCACCCCCGCCTCGCCCGTCAGGCGGCGTGGGCCCTGCGCCGCATCGAAGCCGGCCGGTGA